In a single window of the Desulfovibrio mangrovi genome:
- a CDS encoding sigma-54-dependent transcriptional regulator: MKRLLVIDDEPGLRLMMRAVMEDAGWHVDEAGSGEAGIDYLMYNDANVVLLDMRMPGMSGSEALARIQEIRPSLPVIMLTAYGTVGSAVEAMKRGAFDYLSKPADNEELVAVLEKAYEYGRLLSENENLRKKLAAGDPSERIVGSSPAMLHLLELIRQAGPSEATVLIMGESGTGKELIAEALHEASPRSPHALVKVNCAALPGNLLESELFGYMKGAFTGAIKDKPGRFQLARGGTLFLDEVGEMPVELQAKLLRALQERIVEPLGAVRPVEVDVRIIAATNKNLREAVARGEFREDLYFRLNVLEIVSPSLRDRKEDIPLLVSRLLDKLGKKNRKDIRTVSPDFMQALLEYDWPGNVRELENVLERALILSRSETLGTESLPAQFRAGEMRRIPSVEPAPSAFREDVETSAEPQRSRPKTLDDAERIALMDALEAQGGHRERTADALGISRRTLQYKLRKYGLTKRN; the protein is encoded by the coding sequence GTGAAAAGATTACTGGTTATTGATGACGAACCCGGCCTGCGCCTCATGATGCGCGCCGTCATGGAAGATGCTGGCTGGCATGTGGATGAGGCGGGCTCCGGTGAGGCGGGCATTGATTATCTGATGTACAACGACGCCAATGTCGTTCTGCTGGATATGCGCATGCCCGGTATGAGCGGCAGCGAAGCGCTGGCCCGCATTCAGGAGATTCGTCCCAGTCTGCCTGTAATTATGCTCACGGCCTATGGCACGGTCGGCTCTGCCGTAGAAGCCATGAAGCGTGGTGCGTTCGATTATCTTTCCAAGCCTGCCGATAACGAAGAGCTGGTTGCTGTTCTTGAAAAGGCCTATGAATATGGAAGGTTGTTGTCTGAAAATGAAAATCTGCGCAAGAAGTTGGCCGCAGGTGATCCTTCCGAAAGGATCGTTGGCAGCAGCCCTGCCATGCTTCATTTGCTGGAACTGATCAGACAGGCCGGTCCTTCGGAGGCAACGGTGCTTATCATGGGCGAGTCCGGTACTGGCAAAGAGCTGATTGCCGAAGCCCTTCACGAGGCGAGCCCGCGCTCCCCACATGCACTGGTAAAGGTCAACTGTGCGGCCTTGCCGGGAAACCTTCTTGAAAGCGAGCTGTTTGGCTATATGAAGGGCGCGTTTACTGGTGCCATCAAGGACAAACCAGGACGCTTCCAACTGGCTCGCGGGGGTACCCTGTTTCTCGATGAAGTGGGCGAGATGCCCGTGGAACTGCAGGCCAAGCTGCTCAGAGCCTTGCAGGAGCGCATTGTGGAGCCTCTCGGTGCTGTGCGTCCGGTTGAAGTGGATGTCCGCATCATCGCAGCAACCAACAAGAATCTGCGTGAAGCCGTGGCTCGTGGTGAGTTCCGCGAAGATCTGTACTTCCGTCTTAACGTGCTGGAGATAGTCTCTCCCTCTCTGCGGGATCGCAAGGAGGACATCCCCCTGTTGGTCAGCCGTTTGCTGGATAAGCTGGGCAAGAAGAACCGCAAGGACATCCGTACGGTAAGTCCTGATTTCATGCAGGCGCTTCTGGAGTATGATTGGCCCGGCAATGTGCGTGAACTGGAAAACGTGTTGGAAAGGGCGCTTATCCTTTCCCGCTCCGAGACGCTGGGAACGGAGTCTTTGCCGGCTCAGTTCAGGGCTGGCGAGATGCGGCGCATTCCTTCTGTGGAGCCTGCCCCGTCAGCGTTCAGGGAGGATGTGGAGACCAGTGCCGAGCCCCAGCGAAGCAGGCCGAAAACTCTTGACGATGCCGAACGGATTGCCTTGATGGACGCACTGGAAGCGCAAGGTGGTCACCGCGAAAGAACCGCCGACGCATTGGGGATAAGCCGCCGCACCCTGCAATACAAGTTGCGGAAGTATGGTCTGACCAAGCGAAACTGA
- a CDS encoding OmpA family protein gives MKLVKIIAAIAVAVLGLTAVAQAQPTMRMEPKIASFDIFMDHSGSMMMKHKTLNEQKIVLARDLMMKVNKKVPALPYDAAMHTFAPYSERLALGAFDSVAMDKALGGISTDEKIRGRYTPMGDGIMKVQPAVHPMKREGAVILVSDGESNRGSDPVAEARVLYSTEPGICLHVVSFADTPAGEETLKQIAALNGCSVYADGPALLANEVTLDKFMQDVFYRMVEESAPVQEMAAQETAPAEEEAIVLRNVNFAFDSAEINQESAAILTEAAMLIQDRPGTIVLTGHTDSTGPDAYNQKLSERRAQSVRAFLAKQGVSADRMKAFGKGEAEPEYDNKTSEGRRLNRRVVINFE, from the coding sequence ATGAAACTTGTAAAAATCATCGCAGCTATTGCAGTTGCCGTGCTCGGGCTTACTGCCGTCGCACAAGCCCAGCCGACCATGCGTATGGAACCCAAAATTGCCAGCTTCGACATTTTCATGGACCACTCCGGTTCCATGATGATGAAGCACAAGACCCTTAACGAGCAGAAGATCGTTCTTGCCCGCGACCTCATGATGAAGGTCAACAAGAAAGTTCCCGCCCTGCCGTACGATGCGGCCATGCATACGTTTGCTCCTTACAGCGAACGCCTGGCGCTTGGCGCGTTCGATTCCGTAGCAATGGATAAGGCACTTGGCGGCATCAGCACCGACGAGAAAATCCGTGGCCGTTACACCCCCATGGGCGACGGCATCATGAAGGTACAGCCCGCCGTGCATCCCATGAAGCGCGAAGGCGCAGTCATCCTCGTTTCCGACGGTGAATCCAACAGGGGCAGCGATCCCGTTGCAGAAGCCCGCGTACTTTACAGCACCGAACCCGGCATCTGCCTGCACGTAGTATCCTTTGCCGATACTCCGGCCGGTGAAGAAACCCTGAAGCAGATTGCCGCTCTCAACGGTTGTTCCGTATACGCAGACGGCCCTGCCCTGCTGGCCAACGAGGTAACTCTGGACAAGTTCATGCAGGACGTTTTCTACCGTATGGTTGAAGAATCCGCTCCCGTTCAGGAAATGGCAGCTCAGGAAACCGCCCCTGCCGAAGAAGAAGCCATCGTGCTGCGCAACGTCAACTTTGCCTTTGACAGCGCCGAGATCAATCAGGAATCCGCAGCTATTCTCACTGAAGCTGCCATGCTGATTCAGGATCGTCCCGGCACTATCGTTCTGACCGGCCATACCGACTCCACCGGTCCTGACGCATACAACCAGAAGCTTTCCGAACGCCGCGCCCAGTCCGTTCGCGCATTCCTTGCCAAGCAAGGCGTCAGCGCCGACCGGATGAAGGCCTTCGGCAAGGGTGAAGCAGAACCCGAGTACGACAACAAGACCAGCGAAGGCCGTCGCCTGAACCGTCGCGTCGTTATCAACTTCGAATAA
- a CDS encoding ferredoxin gives MAELKRFYIVMGDCTGCGGCAELQPDYIGWEEGESRPLLLSDVAPDDVINELQAFCPEDCFECDS, from the coding sequence ATGGCTGAACTGAAGCGTTTTTACATAGTTATGGGAGATTGTACCGGCTGTGGAGGGTGTGCTGAACTGCAACCGGATTATATTGGGTGGGAAGAAGGCGAAAGCAGGCCGCTGCTGCTGTCTGATGTGGCTCCGGACGACGTTATCAACGAGCTTCAGGCCTTTTGCCCTGAGGACTGTTTTGAATGCGACTCCTGA
- a CDS encoding MATE family efflux transporter — MTATAEHYRAAPNTTLLRMSIPVLISLIAEPLTGLADTAFVARLGADALASLGIGTMVLTSTFWIFNFLGVGTQTELARHLGSGKAGNASALCTASIALAVTLGILSMLIAWPFLETAAQAMGGKGDMLVLAVEYMQARLFGAPAVLITFSCFGALRGVQDMKAPLLIAAMVNALNILLDWLLIFGIGPFPALGVQGAALATSASQWGGAIWSLALVHKHIGFSRTIHTDDVRRLISIGGDMFARTGMVLVFLLLATRVATEAGADSGAAHQAIRQFFFFTALFLDAFAISGQSLIGFFMGSDDRPTARNVAKTVCIWSLGTGCLLLVAMLVLKQQIAWLLIPQESYAIFSAAWLIAALIQPVNALSFATDGIHWGTGDFRFLRNAMFASATAGAAILGATTLLEPATPLVWVWIATGVWTTARTAFGVFRVWPGSKKSPLHINAIQ; from the coding sequence ATGACCGCTACAGCCGAGCACTACAGGGCAGCACCGAATACCACCCTTTTACGCATGTCCATTCCAGTTCTGATCTCGCTGATAGCCGAGCCTCTCACAGGACTGGCGGATACCGCTTTCGTGGCCCGTCTGGGTGCAGACGCCCTTGCATCGCTGGGCATCGGCACCATGGTGCTCACGTCGACCTTCTGGATATTCAACTTTCTCGGCGTAGGAACACAGACAGAACTTGCCAGACATCTTGGAAGCGGTAAGGCAGGTAACGCTTCGGCCCTGTGCACTGCGTCCATAGCGCTGGCAGTAACGCTTGGAATCCTTTCCATGCTTATCGCATGGCCTTTTCTTGAAACAGCGGCACAGGCCATGGGCGGAAAGGGAGATATGCTGGTTCTGGCGGTGGAATACATGCAGGCAAGGCTGTTCGGAGCTCCGGCCGTACTCATCACGTTTTCATGCTTCGGCGCTCTGCGCGGCGTTCAGGATATGAAGGCACCCCTTTTGATCGCCGCCATGGTGAACGCACTGAATATTCTGCTCGACTGGCTGCTGATCTTCGGCATCGGCCCCTTTCCTGCCCTTGGTGTACAGGGAGCCGCTCTTGCCACGTCTGCCAGCCAATGGGGAGGGGCAATCTGGTCTCTGGCCCTTGTTCATAAACATATAGGATTCAGCCGCACCATACACACCGACGATGTACGCCGTCTGATCTCCATTGGTGGAGACATGTTTGCAAGAACCGGAATGGTGCTTGTCTTTCTGCTACTTGCCACCAGAGTGGCTACAGAGGCAGGCGCAGACTCCGGTGCGGCGCATCAGGCCATCCGACAGTTCTTTTTCTTTACGGCATTGTTCCTTGATGCTTTTGCCATAAGCGGACAAAGCCTCATCGGATTTTTCATGGGCAGCGATGACAGACCCACCGCTCGTAATGTGGCAAAAACCGTATGCATCTGGAGCCTTGGAACAGGGTGCCTGCTGCTTGTCGCCATGCTCGTCTTGAAACAGCAAATCGCCTGGCTGCTCATCCCGCAGGAGTCCTATGCCATCTTCAGCGCAGCGTGGCTCATTGCGGCACTCATACAACCGGTAAATGCCCTGTCCTTTGCCACTGACGGAATTCATTGGGGTACGGGTGATTTCCGATTTCTCAGAAATGCCATGTTCGCATCCGCAACAGCCGGGGCCGCCATTCTTGGGGCCACAACACTGCTTGAACCTGCCACCCCTCTTGTATGGGTATGGATTGCAACAGGCGTCTGGACAACCGCAAGAACCGCCTTCGGCGTATTTCGTGTTTGGCCCGGATCAAAAAAGAGCCCGTTACACATCAATGCCATACAGTAA
- a CDS encoding discoidin domain-containing protein, translating into MTVSSRVIVHTYVGNGTQSDWPILFPFFAPEEVKAIRTDVAGGDSALEYGSDYSVVPLEAGGTCICSLGDGERLTLFLELEPTQEVDLRNTGILAPEILERSLDRLTLMVQQQQEQISRCVQVDRTSGLNPSGLLLSIDASADSCISSAQAASEFAGASAGAASAAGAARDEAVAAAASIALPLHIEGDAGRGLVADGVGGWALGGTAAGLNSGAAPEDVARNAVVSSPTSTQAIIKAITGNRPFGWSALDCDAPVMSIVADRLPLFSTNWNGGARINASSQYVETEAWKLLNGTASGTNDGWASASGTFVNGTGDQWVEIDFGMVRTVGAVNIASHNSTDWAIRFPKEFELLADGVVVENVTGFTAAGQGVLQSIPLSDLITCRILRMRITRNNETSGSNYVVFGRLEPIFADLSLGHVGFPAGLQVSYADNGRVKVSEVLGAMASVDLGSAADGFHYLYANLNADGAFTHFGFSDVPMEVGTERKGVDAMPPFADYTLAGWGTASASTVSTNQSYLPWAAFVHGDTGMWSSNELGGWVQMQFTKKRRIANIHLYGGRSTFTGNGEPTRVIVQASDNGADWTDVSSITPAWGGYTIGGGYRDGGIHTIDSEFHYLRLMCTDGVVRNSLACLGAILYFSEDHFNPATQQTLDVDDQSIRRVPLGSVLKSGGKVVAINCYALGRQVTVPANNGDICLDDTDYLFQTPFLISAKAKGLASVKFSDGQFHPVVAHYMTGSSVSVGVIVGLEEAFGVLGVPNILANARTAPTSQGGATVDDSGYVSITIERGY; encoded by the coding sequence ATGACAGTTTCTTCAAGGGTTATAGTTCACACTTATGTGGGCAACGGGACACAATCGGATTGGCCGATTCTGTTTCCGTTTTTTGCACCGGAAGAGGTGAAGGCCATCCGGACGGATGTGGCAGGAGGGGACAGCGCCCTGGAGTATGGCAGCGATTATTCCGTTGTTCCGTTGGAGGCTGGGGGGACCTGCATCTGTTCGTTGGGTGATGGGGAGCGGTTGACGCTGTTTCTGGAGCTTGAGCCGACGCAGGAGGTGGATCTTCGCAATACCGGTATTCTTGCTCCGGAAATATTGGAACGGAGTCTGGATCGTCTGACTCTGATGGTCCAGCAGCAGCAGGAACAGATCAGCAGATGTGTGCAGGTTGACCGCACAAGTGGGTTGAATCCGTCAGGGTTGCTGTTGAGCATTGACGCGAGTGCGGACAGCTGCATCAGCAGCGCGCAAGCCGCTAGCGAGTTCGCTGGGGCTTCTGCCGGTGCGGCCAGTGCGGCAGGCGCGGCGCGTGATGAGGCTGTGGCTGCGGCTGCTTCCATTGCACTGCCCTTGCACATAGAAGGGGATGCCGGGCGCGGCCTTGTTGCTGACGGCGTTGGCGGCTGGGCGCTTGGCGGCACGGCTGCCGGGTTGAATTCCGGAGCTGCGCCGGAGGACGTGGCGAGGAATGCAGTCGTAAGCAGCCCCACTTCCACACAGGCCATTATCAAGGCTATTACTGGTAATCGTCCCTTCGGTTGGAGTGCTTTGGATTGTGACGCGCCTGTCATGAGTATCGTTGCCGACCGTCTTCCCCTGTTTTCGACCAACTGGAACGGAGGCGCAAGAATCAACGCGAGTTCCCAGTATGTGGAAACAGAGGCATGGAAGCTTTTAAACGGTACTGCTTCGGGAACTAACGATGGATGGGCAAGTGCCTCTGGGACGTTCGTCAATGGGACCGGCGATCAGTGGGTAGAGATCGATTTCGGTATGGTGCGCACGGTGGGAGCAGTGAATATTGCTTCTCATAACAGTACAGACTGGGCAATTCGATTCCCCAAAGAATTTGAGCTGTTGGCTGATGGCGTTGTTGTAGAAAACGTCACGGGCTTTACGGCGGCAGGCCAGGGCGTTTTGCAATCCATCCCGCTTTCCGACCTGATTACGTGCCGAATATTGCGGATGAGAATCACGAGGAACAACGAAACCTCTGGCTCAAACTATGTTGTCTTTGGACGGCTTGAGCCGATCTTTGCCGACCTTTCGCTTGGCCATGTTGGGTTCCCCGCAGGTCTGCAAGTTTCCTACGCCGACAACGGTAGGGTGAAGGTTTCGGAAGTGCTTGGAGCTATGGCTTCTGTTGATCTTGGCTCGGCGGCGGATGGTTTTCACTACCTGTATGCGAATCTGAACGCGGATGGGGCGTTCACCCACTTTGGCTTCAGTGATGTACCAATGGAAGTCGGAACCGAGCGCAAAGGTGTGGATGCTATGCCGCCCTTTGCCGACTACACTCTGGCGGGGTGGGGCACCGCTTCCGCAAGCACCGTCTCTACAAACCAGTCGTACCTTCCTTGGGCAGCGTTCGTTCACGGTGACACGGGCATGTGGTCCTCCAACGAGCTTGGGGGATGGGTGCAGATGCAGTTTACCAAGAAGCGGCGGATTGCGAACATTCATCTGTATGGAGGGCGCAGTACCTTTACCGGCAACGGGGAACCTACGCGCGTGATTGTGCAGGCCAGTGATAACGGTGCTGACTGGACTGACGTAAGTAGCATAACTCCAGCTTGGGGCGGCTATACCATTGGTGGCGGCTACAGAGACGGTGGCATTCATACCATAGACTCCGAGTTTCACTATCTTCGTCTTATGTGCACTGACGGAGTTGTGCGTAACTCTTTGGCATGTCTTGGCGCGATTTTGTATTTCTCCGAAGACCATTTCAATCCGGCGACACAACAGACTCTTGATGTTGACGACCAGTCAATTCGCCGTGTGCCACTCGGAAGCGTGCTCAAAAGCGGCGGGAAGGTTGTTGCCATCAATTGTTATGCGCTTGGTAGGCAGGTAACTGTGCCTGCCAACAACGGGGACATCTGTTTAGACGATACGGACTATCTGTTTCAAACGCCTTTTCTGATTTCTGCTAAGGCAAAAGGGCTGGCGTCTGTAAAGTTTTCTGATGGGCAGTTTCATCCTGTAGTTGCTCATTACATGACGGGCTCTTCCGTTTCTGTTGGTGTAATCGTAGGGCTTGAAGAAGCCTTCGGGGTGCTTGGCGTACCGAACATTCTTGCCAATGCAAGAACTGCCCCGACATCGCAGGGCGGAGCAACGGTAGACGATTCTGGCTATGTTTCTATTACGATAGAGCGAGGGTATTAA
- a CDS encoding Hpt domain-containing protein, with protein sequence MLILNSEVTLTRLMNDAAFVGELYVTFLDTLDARIQRIASAIDARDFEVLRKEAHSLKGASGTINADALHACALELEVAARDENVAGMGELKSRLLAIVADTTDSINAWLAVHA encoded by the coding sequence ATGCTGATATTGAACTCCGAAGTCACGCTCACGCGGTTGATGAACGATGCCGCGTTTGTGGGTGAGCTGTATGTGACATTTCTTGATACCCTTGATGCGCGTATCCAGCGTATCGCCAGTGCAATTGATGCCCGCGACTTTGAGGTGCTTCGCAAGGAAGCCCATAGTCTGAAAGGAGCAAGTGGAACCATCAATGCCGATGCTCTTCATGCCTGCGCGTTGGAGCTTGAAGTGGCGGCTCGCGATGAGAATGTTGCTGGCATGGGCGAGCTTAAAAGCAGGTTGCTGGCGATTGTTGCGGATACTACGGATTCCATAAACGCCTGGCTTGCTGTCCATGCTTGA
- a CDS encoding YibE/F family protein, translated as MDRICNKDRMLVFVFTLLSFALWFVPTGFEGRVDDNALRVRGKVVEVDSANLQQHAIIKVGAQQLIVEVLEGPLSGTRYQVVNQLLGRLDLDKVFDRGEEVLLVITRNVDGSVNSVVAQDHYRVGLELGLFGLFSLLLLAFGGWTGAKALLSFIFSGMVLWKLFVPALLAGVSPVPLAFVIVALLTACIIFLVAGPTRLGVVAFSGAMLGVGASTGLAMWAASAFHLSGAVMPFAETLLYSGYAHLDITGIYVAAIFVAASGAVMDLAMDVAASQNEIVNQAPGVTTTQALWSGVRVGRSVVGTMTTTLLLAYSGGYITLLMAFMAQGVPLINIFNLLYVAAEVVKTMVGSFGLVLVAPFTALVGAFVFTRSEVQQRGATKSLSGCPEIVMES; from the coding sequence ATGGATCGGATCTGCAATAAAGACCGTATGCTGGTGTTCGTTTTTACCCTGCTTTCGTTTGCGCTGTGGTTTGTGCCGACGGGATTTGAGGGGCGGGTGGACGATAACGCCTTACGGGTTCGCGGCAAAGTTGTTGAGGTGGACAGCGCAAACCTGCAACAGCACGCCATCATCAAGGTTGGTGCGCAGCAATTGATTGTCGAAGTGCTGGAAGGCCCATTGTCTGGAACTCGTTATCAGGTGGTGAACCAGCTTTTGGGGCGGTTGGACTTGGATAAGGTGTTTGACAGGGGAGAAGAGGTGCTTCTGGTGATTACCAGAAACGTGGATGGTTCTGTGAATTCGGTTGTGGCGCAGGACCACTACAGAGTCGGGCTTGAGCTTGGTCTATTTGGTCTATTCTCACTTCTTCTCTTGGCCTTTGGCGGATGGACAGGGGCAAAGGCTTTGCTGTCTTTTATCTTTTCCGGGATGGTCTTATGGAAGCTGTTTGTGCCGGCCTTGCTGGCCGGAGTTTCTCCTGTGCCTCTTGCCTTTGTTATTGTAGCTCTGCTGACTGCCTGTATCATCTTCCTTGTGGCTGGTCCGACACGGCTCGGGGTTGTCGCATTCTCGGGCGCGATGCTCGGGGTGGGAGCCAGTACCGGATTGGCAATGTGGGCTGCCAGTGCTTTTCATTTGAGCGGGGCTGTCATGCCTTTTGCTGAAACTTTGCTCTATTCCGGTTATGCGCATCTGGATATTACCGGTATTTATGTGGCCGCAATATTTGTTGCGGCATCCGGTGCGGTGATGGATTTGGCCATGGATGTTGCTGCCAGCCAGAATGAGATTGTTAATCAGGCGCCTGGTGTTACAACTACACAAGCTCTCTGGTCAGGCGTTCGTGTCGGCAGATCTGTGGTGGGCACCATGACGACAACCCTGTTGCTCGCGTACTCCGGCGGGTACATTACCTTGCTCATGGCCTTCATGGCGCAGGGGGTTCCGCTCATCAATATTTTCAATTTGCTCTATGTCGCTGCGGAGGTGGTGAAAACCATGGTCGGAAGTTTCGGTTTGGTGCTGGTAGCTCCATTCACCGCACTGGTCGGCGCTTTTGTCTTTACCCGGAGCGAGGTTCAGCAGAGGGGCGCAACCAAATCGTTGTCAGGCTGTCCTGAAATCGTCATGGAGAGTTGA
- a CDS encoding alkaline phosphatase encodes MSTVLLRGYKIFLVACMLLGTMLAGGAAAGGSDYYSGKAAKYVFLFIGDGMGIPQQVATEAFLGKELSMRSFPAQGVTTTPAADRFIVDSAAAATAMSAGQITNVGMIGLAPDKSKVKTIAEMAKERGMKVGIVSSVSIDHATPAAFYAHVPSRSQYHYIDHAIAESGFDYFAGGGLKDPKGKKKGIESRGDAMEAIRNAGFTVVDNREDFLSLSRKSGKVLAYNQWLQDSAALPYAIDQRKDKDISLAEFTRKGIELLDNSKGFFMMVEGGKIDWACHANDAKAAIMDTVAFDEAVREALAFYKKHPEETAIIVTGDHECGGMSLGFAGTKYDTNFDVLKSQCVSFQYFTDDVLKLFKQENKGDVTFEALQPSITHYFGLEFSGDPAKNPLVLKPYEVEALKDAYARSMLEEVVKPDGDSNRLYGGYDPLTVAITHIVNNKAGLAWTSFSHTAVPVMTSALGVGAESFNSSYHQAEIAKKIMAILGNKPHVYLAVK; translated from the coding sequence ATGTCTACTGTGTTGCTACGGGGGTACAAGATCTTTCTGGTCGCATGCATGTTGCTCGGCACCATGCTGGCTGGCGGGGCGGCGGCAGGCGGAAGCGACTACTACTCCGGCAAGGCTGCCAAGTACGTTTTTCTATTCATTGGTGACGGTATGGGCATACCGCAGCAGGTGGCCACCGAGGCATTTCTCGGCAAGGAATTGTCCATGCGGTCGTTTCCGGCGCAGGGAGTGACCACCACTCCTGCAGCAGACCGTTTCATCGTTGACTCCGCTGCTGCGGCCACGGCCATGAGCGCGGGGCAAATAACCAATGTGGGTATGATTGGCCTTGCTCCGGATAAGAGCAAAGTCAAAACCATCGCTGAAATGGCCAAGGAACGCGGAATGAAGGTGGGCATTGTTTCCAGCGTTTCCATTGACCATGCGACTCCTGCGGCATTTTATGCGCATGTTCCGAGCAGATCGCAGTATCACTACATTGACCACGCCATTGCCGAGAGCGGTTTTGACTATTTTGCCGGTGGCGGCCTGAAAGACCCCAAGGGGAAGAAGAAGGGCATTGAGTCCCGCGGTGATGCCATGGAAGCCATTCGTAACGCTGGCTTTACGGTGGTGGATAATCGTGAAGACTTCCTTTCCCTTTCCCGAAAGTCCGGAAAGGTACTGGCCTACAATCAGTGGCTGCAGGATTCCGCAGCGTTGCCCTATGCTATTGACCAGCGCAAGGACAAGGATATTTCGTTGGCCGAGTTTACCCGCAAGGGTATCGAACTGTTGGACAACAGCAAGGGCTTCTTCATGATGGTTGAGGGCGGCAAGATCGACTGGGCCTGCCATGCCAACGATGCCAAGGCTGCCATCATGGACACCGTGGCTTTTGACGAAGCGGTTCGCGAAGCGCTGGCCTTTTACAAGAAGCATCCTGAGGAAACCGCTATCATTGTGACCGGCGACCATGAGTGCGGGGGCATGAGTCTGGGGTTTGCCGGGACGAAGTATGACACCAACTTTGACGTTCTCAAGTCTCAGTGCGTTTCCTTCCAGTATTTCACCGACGATGTACTCAAGCTTTTCAAGCAGGAGAACAAGGGCGATGTGACCTTCGAGGCGCTGCAGCCTTCCATAACCCACTATTTCGGTCTGGAGTTCTCCGGTGATCCCGCAAAGAATCCGCTTGTGCTCAAGCCCTATGAGGTGGAAGCACTGAAGGATGCGTATGCACGGAGCATGCTGGAAGAAGTGGTCAAGCCTGATGGCGACAGCAATCGTCTTTATGGCGGATATGACCCCCTGACTGTTGCGATTACGCATATCGTGAACAACAAGGCCGGACTGGCCTGGACTTCTTTCTCCCATACCGCAGTGCCTGTCATGACCTCTGCTCTCGGCGTTGGTGCAGAGTCTTTTAACAGCTCTTACCATCAGGCGGAAATTGCCAAGAAGATTATGGCGATTCTGGGCAACAAGCCTCACGTGTATCTGGCGGTAAAGTAA